A genomic stretch from Bacillus sp. N1-1 includes:
- the namA gene encoding NADPH dehydrogenase NamA codes for MSSALFTPYTIKNVTFPNRIVMSPMCMYSCEAMDGKATNFHYTHYTSRAVGRTGLIITEAAAVTEQGRISPQDLGIWSDDHIEGLQKIVQLSQEQGAKVGIQLAHAGRKAVLDGPIIAPSAIPFSDKMKTPQEMTLEQIKETIVSFKEGARRAKKAGFDVIELHGAHGYLINEFLSPLTNKREDEYGGSTQNRYRFLKEIISEVNDVWNGPLFVRISAEEYHEEGNTMEDFVYFSSEMKKQGVDLIDCSTGGVVPASIDAFPGYQVKHAEKIRNEAKISTGAVGLITHPLQAEEIIHNNRADLVLLARELLRDPYWARTAAAELGADLEAPKQYERGWN; via the coding sequence ATGTCATCAGCATTATTTACACCCTATACCATAAAAAACGTTACATTTCCTAACCGTATTGTGATGAGTCCTATGTGCATGTATTCATGTGAAGCAATGGACGGGAAAGCAACCAATTTCCATTACACACACTATACTTCTAGGGCAGTAGGACGAACGGGTCTCATTATTACGGAAGCAGCCGCTGTTACCGAACAGGGCCGCATCTCTCCACAGGACCTTGGGATTTGGAGTGATGACCACATAGAAGGATTGCAGAAGATTGTACAACTTTCTCAAGAGCAAGGAGCAAAAGTAGGTATTCAACTTGCTCATGCCGGTCGAAAAGCCGTATTAGATGGCCCGATAATTGCTCCATCAGCAATTCCTTTTAGTGATAAGATGAAAACCCCTCAAGAAATGACGCTAGAACAAATAAAAGAAACGATTGTTTCCTTTAAAGAAGGCGCAAGAAGAGCGAAGAAAGCCGGCTTTGATGTTATCGAACTTCACGGCGCACACGGTTATTTAATCAATGAGTTTCTATCTCCCTTAACGAACAAACGTGAAGATGAATATGGTGGTTCAACACAAAACCGCTATCGTTTTCTTAAAGAAATAATCTCAGAAGTGAACGATGTTTGGAACGGTCCACTCTTTGTACGTATTTCTGCAGAAGAATACCACGAAGAAGGAAATACAATGGAAGATTTCGTTTATTTTTCAAGTGAAATGAAAAAACAAGGCGTTGATCTAATTGATTGTAGTACAGGCGGAGTTGTACCAGCGAGCATCGATGCCTTTCCTGGATATCAAGTTAAACACGCTGAAAAAATTCGTAATGAAGCTAAAATCTCAACTGGCGCAGTTGGGTTGATTACACACCCTCTTCAAGCAGAGGAAATCATTCATAACAACCGCGCAGACCTTGTCTTGCTTGCGAGAGAACTATTAAGAGACCCTTACTGGGCGAGAACCGCCGCAGCTGAACTTGGCGCAGACTTAGAGGCACCGAAACAGTATGAACGTGGTTGGAATTAA
- the rnz gene encoding ribonuclease Z: MEFTFLGTGAGVPSTKRNVSSTALRLDSGEVWLFDCGEATQHQILSSTITLSRLTKIFITHLHGDHIFGLPGLLGSRSFQGGESELKIYGPKGLAHFIDTAVKISGTHLRYPLRIVEIEDDFQVQEQGFTIKIALLEHGIDSFAYRIEEADKTGALNVEKLKSLGVQPGPIYQKLKNGDSITLDNGKVVHAGEVVGPPIKGRHLVYCGDSRFNEKTIDFALNADLLIHEATFSAHMESLAYEYYHSTTEEAARIAKTANVKKLLLNHISSRYQEADIVDLVGEARAVFVNTDIVEDQMTVHIPITKPSSF, encoded by the coding sequence ATGGAATTCACATTTCTAGGAACAGGCGCTGGTGTTCCTTCAACGAAACGCAATGTTAGTTCGACAGCTCTTCGTCTTGATTCTGGAGAAGTTTGGTTGTTTGATTGTGGGGAGGCCACACAGCATCAAATTCTTTCTTCCACTATTACACTTAGTAGGCTGACCAAAATTTTTATCACTCACCTACACGGTGATCACATTTTTGGGTTGCCTGGCCTTCTTGGAAGTCGTTCTTTTCAAGGGGGAGAGTCAGAACTGAAGATATACGGACCAAAAGGGCTTGCTCATTTTATTGATACGGCCGTAAAAATTAGCGGTACGCACCTACGCTATCCACTCCGAATTGTAGAAATAGAAGACGACTTTCAAGTGCAAGAGCAGGGTTTTACAATAAAGATAGCTTTGTTAGAACATGGAATTGATAGTTTTGCTTATCGAATAGAAGAAGCAGATAAGACAGGTGCATTAAATGTTGAAAAATTAAAATCATTAGGTGTACAACCCGGTCCGATCTATCAAAAATTGAAGAACGGAGACTCCATTACCCTAGATAATGGGAAAGTGGTGCATGCAGGTGAAGTAGTAGGTCCTCCGATAAAAGGAAGACATCTTGTGTATTGTGGGGATTCTCGGTTTAATGAGAAGACCATTGATTTTGCTTTAAATGCCGATCTTCTTATCCATGAAGCTACATTTTCCGCTCATATGGAGTCGTTAGCATATGAGTATTATCATTCCACTACGGAGGAAGCTGCTCGAATTGCAAAAACTGCAAACGTAAAGAAACTCCTGTTAAATCATATTAGTTCACGTTACCAAGAAGCAGATATTGTAGATCTAGTTGGTGAAGCAAGAGCCGTATTTGTAAATACGGATATCGTAGAAGATCAAATGACAGTCCATATACCTATAACAAAACCGAGCTCATTTTGA
- a CDS encoding CPBP family intramembrane glutamic endopeptidase, whose protein sequence is MLVKKRLYLALFLSHLLLFLSFYLFSDFFWPLFTVSLLLLGGISIRQVKWEKPSLFHLVIGILSGVFLYFAFFLGKTLMLVLFPQFMTQINELYTLVAPNKAWHFVSLILIIIPGEELFWRGLVQTELKTSQIKYPILLAALFYMSAHLYAGAFLLLTAAVLAGVMWGYLYDRTRNMVVPLLSHLVFDLFLLVFFPLL, encoded by the coding sequence ATGCTTGTAAAAAAACGATTATATCTTGCATTATTTCTCTCACATCTTCTATTATTTCTATCTTTTTATTTATTTAGTGACTTCTTTTGGCCACTCTTTACTGTTTCTCTTCTTCTACTTGGAGGGATATCAATTCGTCAAGTTAAATGGGAAAAGCCGTCTCTATTTCACCTAGTGATCGGAATCTTAAGTGGCGTTTTCCTTTATTTCGCTTTCTTTTTGGGTAAAACATTGATGCTTGTTCTTTTCCCGCAATTCATGACACAAATTAACGAACTTTATACCCTTGTCGCACCAAATAAAGCCTGGCACTTTGTTAGCCTTATTCTCATAATAATTCCAGGAGAAGAACTGTTTTGGAGAGGACTTGTCCAAACAGAGCTTAAAACGAGTCAAATCAAATACCCTATTTTACTAGCAGCACTTTTCTATATGAGCGCACACCTTTATGCTGGAGCTTTCCTTCTACTTACCGCTGCTGTGTTAGCTGGAGTTATGTGGGGCTACTTGTATGACCGAACTCGTAATATGGTCGTTCCGCTGCTTTCACACCTTGTATTTGATTTATTTCTCCTTGTTTTCTTTCCGCTTCTGTAA
- a CDS encoding DUF58 domain-containing protein — protein MRWESRTTLSLFLSSFLGLSWVLVIVAFYFQSVELFMITIALMLLTYGTRIYLKKAATSVQVENKRHTIRLFKGEHETLSFSIQNQGKLPIWNGELRFAVEPVIHLSQLEIVQNTKNLHYYYVPFFMRRNERKNISFSIHAYERGATRIRNLQFKINDLFGLGSRLSSLQGFSQTEVLIYPELSEVQGVEQLSTYEMGSHAYEHSLYENLSAPAGARQYANSDPFNRIHWKATARTSELKTKVYERSIEMRWVFVLDLSVKRKNSPGQVSNNIEAYISHLAFLCSVATKRGVAFEIHINLDPEGPASSMVLEVGEGNAHLSKALELLARIDDTRPLLSFERMSSLLQKRLSERSVLIRLGEPIQSKDEETFYQLLKSIGHMCYNVKMSDGYAYLNKIERVRN, from the coding sequence ATTCCTTTCTTCTTTTTTGGGACTCAGCTGGGTTTTAGTTATTGTGGCGTTTTATTTCCAATCGGTCGAGCTATTCATGATTACCATTGCATTAATGCTACTTACCTATGGAACCCGTATCTACTTAAAGAAAGCAGCTACATCTGTTCAGGTAGAAAATAAGCGACATACGATTAGGCTTTTCAAAGGTGAACATGAAACGCTCTCCTTTTCGATACAAAATCAAGGAAAGTTGCCGATTTGGAACGGCGAGTTGCGCTTTGCTGTTGAGCCTGTGATTCATCTCTCTCAACTTGAAATTGTTCAAAACACGAAAAACCTTCACTATTATTATGTTCCTTTTTTTATGAGACGAAATGAACGTAAGAACATTTCCTTTTCCATTCATGCTTATGAAAGAGGAGCTACGCGGATAAGGAACCTTCAATTTAAAATAAATGATCTCTTTGGTTTAGGGAGCCGTCTATCTAGTCTTCAAGGCTTCTCTCAAACAGAAGTATTGATTTACCCTGAGTTGAGTGAGGTGCAAGGCGTAGAACAACTTTCGACCTATGAAATGGGGAGTCACGCTTATGAACATTCGCTCTATGAAAACCTGTCTGCTCCAGCCGGTGCCCGTCAGTACGCGAACTCTGATCCATTTAATCGTATTCATTGGAAAGCTACGGCAAGAACTTCAGAATTGAAAACGAAAGTGTACGAGCGTTCAATCGAGATGAGGTGGGTATTTGTTCTTGATTTATCTGTTAAAAGAAAGAATAGTCCCGGGCAAGTCTCCAATAACATCGAAGCATATATTAGCCACCTGGCCTTTCTTTGTTCAGTCGCTACGAAACGAGGGGTAGCGTTTGAAATCCATATTAATCTTGATCCTGAAGGACCTGCTTCTTCTATGGTACTTGAAGTGGGCGAGGGGAATGCTCATTTAAGTAAGGCGCTAGAGTTACTGGCTCGAATTGATGACACAAGACCGCTTTTATCTTTTGAACGGATGAGTTCATTGCTCCAAAAGCGATTATCAGAGCGCTCTGTTTTGATTCGATTAGGTGAGCCGATTCAATCAAAGGATGAAGAAACATTTTATCAGCTTTTGAAGAGTATAGGTCATATGTGCTATAACGTGAAAATGTCGGATGGTTATGCGTATCTTAATAAGATAGAAAGGGTTCGGAATTAA